A single genomic interval of Vibrio gallicus harbors:
- the iscR gene encoding Fe-S cluster assembly transcriptional regulator IscR → MKLTSKGRYAVTAMLDVALHSQTGPVPLADISERQGISLSYLEQLFSKLRKAGLVASVRGPGGGYNLGKVADDIAIGTIISAVDESVEATRCNGKADCQGGSRCLTHTLWRDLSSRISSFLNNISLGELMLDNEVLEISGRQDMELSVHNTPSSITEKISINVRS, encoded by the coding sequence ATGAAGCTTACATCCAAAGGAAGATATGCCGTTACAGCTATGCTTGATGTGGCGCTGCATTCTCAGACGGGCCCAGTGCCACTGGCTGATATCTCTGAGCGTCAAGGTATATCTCTTTCCTATTTGGAACAACTGTTTTCCAAACTGCGTAAGGCAGGTCTGGTTGCGAGTGTTCGTGGTCCTGGTGGGGGATATAATCTTGGCAAAGTAGCCGATGATATTGCTATCGGAACCATTATCTCTGCTGTTGATGAATCAGTAGAGGCAACTCGTTGTAATGGAAAAGCAGATTGTCAGGGAGGTTCGCGCTGTTTAACTCATACCTTATGGCGTGATCTTAGCTCCCGAATCAGTAGTTTTTTAAACAATATCTCTCTTGGTGAGTTGATGTTGGATAACGAAGTTTTAGAAATTTCTGGGCGTCAAGATATGGAGCTTTCGGTTCACAATACCCCAAGTTCAATCACTGAGAAAATTAGTATCAACGTCCGCTCATAG
- the trmJ gene encoding tRNA (cytosine(32)/uridine(32)-2'-O)-methyltransferase TrmJ, translated as MLNQVKVVLVGTSHPGNIGSAARAMKVMGLHQLVLVDPQCDVDEQSMALAAGANDVVKSAKVYPTLEAAVADCVLVVGSSARSRTLDWPMLEPRECGAKFVENGQSAPVALVFGRERTGLSNEELQICQYHVSIPANPEYSSLNLAMAVQTLTYEIRMAFLDHQQSAFPEATQIEYSRHSELEMFYQHLEKVLTNTQFISKDKPSQVMSKLKRLFSRARPEAQELNILRGVLSSIDKSVSRK; from the coding sequence ATGCTAAACCAAGTCAAAGTTGTACTGGTCGGTACCTCTCATCCCGGAAATATTGGCTCAGCGGCAAGGGCAATGAAAGTGATGGGGCTTCACCAGCTGGTATTGGTTGACCCACAATGTGACGTCGATGAACAAAGCATGGCTTTAGCCGCCGGTGCTAATGATGTGGTGAAAAGCGCTAAGGTCTATCCAACCCTTGAGGCTGCCGTTGCGGATTGTGTATTAGTTGTCGGCTCTAGTGCACGCTCACGAACTTTAGATTGGCCAATGCTAGAACCACGAGAGTGCGGAGCAAAATTTGTAGAAAATGGACAAAGTGCTCCGGTGGCCTTGGTGTTTGGTCGTGAGCGTACTGGTTTGAGTAACGAGGAGCTTCAGATTTGCCAATATCATGTCAGTATCCCAGCAAATCCAGAGTACAGCTCATTGAATCTTGCGATGGCAGTACAAACATTGACCTATGAAATACGTATGGCATTTCTCGATCATCAACAATCTGCTTTCCCTGAAGCGACACAGATCGAATATTCGCGACATAGTGAACTGGAAATGTTCTATCAGCACCTTGAAAAAGTACTAACCAATACCCAGTTTATCTCTAAGGACAAACCAAGCCAGGTTATGAGTAAGCTAAAGCGCTTATTTAGCCGAGCTAGGCCTGAGGCACAAGAGCTCAATATATTGAGAGGGGTTTTATCCTCAATTGATAAGTCAGTTTCGCGTAAATAA
- the suhB gene encoding inositol-1-monophosphatase, whose amino-acid sequence MHPMLNIAIRAARKAGNHIAKSLENADKIESSLKGTNDIVTNVDKEAEYLIIETIKASYPDHSIIAEESGLQQGKDDAVQWIIDPLDGTANFARGIPHFAVSIAVRINGKTEVACVYDPMQNDLFTAQRGSGAQLNNSRVRVKQLKDLQGTLLATGFPHKHKQHSESYFKILSALFVEASDIRRTGSASLNLCYLAANRVDGYFELGLKPWEIAAGELIAREAGVILTDFSGGTDYLKSGNIVASSARGVKSILKHIRENSNEAMLK is encoded by the coding sequence ATGCATCCTATGCTGAATATTGCGATTCGCGCTGCGCGAAAAGCAGGCAATCATATTGCTAAATCTCTAGAAAACGCTGACAAAATCGAATCATCTCTAAAGGGCACTAATGACATAGTGACCAACGTAGATAAAGAAGCAGAATATTTAATCATTGAAACGATTAAAGCTTCTTACCCTGATCACAGCATCATTGCAGAAGAGTCTGGCCTACAACAAGGCAAAGACGACGCTGTACAATGGATCATTGACCCACTGGATGGCACAGCAAACTTCGCTAGAGGCATACCACACTTCGCTGTTTCAATTGCAGTTCGCATTAATGGTAAAACAGAAGTTGCTTGTGTTTATGACCCAATGCAAAACGACCTGTTCACAGCACAACGTGGTTCAGGCGCTCAGCTTAACAACTCTCGTGTCCGCGTTAAGCAACTAAAAGACCTTCAAGGTACTCTACTTGCGACTGGTTTCCCTCACAAACATAAGCAACACTCTGAATCTTACTTTAAAATTCTAAGTGCTCTATTTGTGGAAGCTTCTGACATCCGTCGTACTGGTTCTGCGTCGCTTAACCTTTGCTACCTTGCAGCTAATCGCGTTGATGGCTACTTTGAGCTTGGCCTTAAACCGTGGGAAATAGCTGCGGGCGAACTTATTGCTCGTGAAGCAGGTGTTATTCTAACTGACTTCTCTGGCGGCACTGACTACCTAAAATCAGGTAATATCGTTGCTTCTAGTGCACGTGGCGTTAAATCTATTCTTAAGCACATTCGTGAAAACTCGAATGAAGCTATGCTTAAATAA
- the glmM gene encoding phosphoglucosamine mutase encodes MMSKRRYFGTDGVRGKVGQYPITPDFVLKLGWAAGRVLAKQGTKKVIIGKDTRISGYMLESALEAGLAAAGLKATFTGPMPTPAVAYLTQTFRAEAGIVISASHNPYYDNGIKFFSSEGTKLADDIELAIEAELDKDIECVESALLGKASRLKDAAGRYIEFCKSTFPHHQNLSKLKIVVDCANGATYHIAPNVFKELGAELIVMGCEPNGLNINEKVGATDVRALQARVVEEKADLGLAFDGDGDRIIMVDHKGNKVDGDQIAYIIARDALRRGELKGGVVGTLMTNLGMENGLKQLGIPFSRAAVGDRYVMEQLQQKGWMIGAENSGHVILLDKVTTGDAIVAALQVLASIVDSDMSLYDLSQGMSLYPQELVNVRFSGNTNPMELDVVKQAVIDAETELGDKGRVLLRKSGTEPLIRVMVEGEDGELVLKLANGIADVVKQYC; translated from the coding sequence ATTATGTCGAAGAGACGTTATTTTGGCACCGATGGTGTCCGAGGCAAGGTTGGTCAATACCCTATAACTCCTGATTTTGTTTTAAAATTAGGCTGGGCTGCGGGTCGCGTACTTGCTAAGCAAGGCACCAAAAAAGTCATTATTGGCAAGGATACTCGTATCTCTGGCTATATGCTTGAATCTGCACTAGAAGCAGGATTAGCCGCGGCAGGTCTAAAAGCGACCTTTACCGGACCTATGCCAACACCTGCTGTTGCATACCTGACCCAAACCTTTCGTGCAGAAGCGGGTATCGTGATCTCAGCCTCTCATAACCCGTATTATGATAACGGCATTAAATTCTTTTCATCTGAAGGTACCAAGCTAGCCGATGATATCGAACTGGCGATAGAAGCTGAGCTAGACAAAGATATCGAGTGTGTTGAATCGGCTCTACTGGGTAAGGCATCTCGCTTAAAAGATGCGGCAGGTCGTTACATTGAATTTTGTAAGAGCACCTTCCCTCATCACCAAAATCTATCTAAGTTGAAAATTGTTGTAGATTGCGCCAATGGCGCTACCTATCACATTGCACCAAATGTGTTTAAAGAGCTTGGTGCAGAGCTGATAGTTATGGGCTGCGAACCTAATGGTTTGAACATCAATGAGAAAGTGGGTGCTACCGATGTACGCGCATTGCAAGCCCGCGTAGTCGAAGAAAAAGCTGACCTTGGTTTAGCATTTGATGGCGATGGTGACCGCATCATTATGGTTGACCATAAAGGTAATAAGGTCGATGGTGACCAAATTGCTTATATTATTGCGCGCGATGCACTTCGTCGTGGTGAATTGAAAGGGGGGGTTGTTGGCACGCTAATGACTAACCTAGGCATGGAAAATGGCCTGAAACAGCTGGGAATACCATTCTCTCGTGCTGCGGTCGGTGACCGTTATGTGATGGAGCAACTGCAACAGAAAGGTTGGATGATTGGGGCTGAAAACTCAGGTCACGTCATCTTGCTTGATAAGGTAACAACTGGGGATGCTATCGTCGCTGCGCTACAAGTATTAGCCTCTATTGTTGATAGTGATATGAGCCTATATGACCTGTCTCAAGGTATGTCACTTTACCCACAAGAGTTAGTGAATGTACGCTTTAGCGGTAACACTAACCCGATGGAGCTCGATGTAGTTAAACAAGCCGTAATAGATGCAGAAACTGAGCTTGGCGATAAAGGTCGAGTGTTATTACGTAAATCTGGTACCGAGCCACTAATTCGAGTTATGGTTGAAGGTGAAGATGGAGAGTTAGTGCTTAAGCTAGCGAACGGCATTGCTGACGTAGTTAAGCAGTACTGCTAA
- the folP gene encoding dihydropteroate synthase codes for MILTNNSKHLDLTTPQVMGILNVTPDSFSDGGQFDGIDNAIEHAVQMISHGATIIDIGGESTRPGAPDVSLEDELQRVIPVIKALRSQSDVWISIDTSKAEVMRQAALAGADIINDVRALQEPNALQAAAESGLPICLMHMQGQPRTMQANPRYDDLVHDIGEFLKQRIAACAKAGIDKDKLILDPGFGFGKTLQHNYQLLEQLDKLHQFGLPILAGMSRKSMVFKLLDKTATQAVAGSIACAVIAVQKGAQIIRVHDVEQTVDAIKVLNFIQQLK; via the coding sequence ATGATACTAACCAATAATTCAAAACATTTAGATCTAACCACACCTCAGGTGATGGGCATCCTAAATGTCACTCCAGATTCATTTTCTGATGGTGGTCAATTCGATGGTATTGATAACGCTATCGAACACGCGGTGCAGATGATATCTCATGGTGCAACCATTATAGATATCGGCGGTGAATCAACACGCCCTGGAGCCCCAGACGTTAGTTTAGAAGATGAGCTACAACGCGTTATTCCAGTTATTAAGGCATTGCGCAGTCAGTCTGATGTATGGATATCAATTGATACCAGTAAAGCTGAGGTCATGCGTCAAGCTGCACTGGCAGGAGCTGATATCATTAATGATGTGCGAGCTCTTCAAGAGCCAAACGCACTTCAAGCCGCGGCTGAAAGTGGTCTACCTATATGTCTTATGCATATGCAAGGTCAGCCACGTACGATGCAAGCTAACCCTCGCTATGATGATCTTGTACATGACATCGGCGAGTTTTTAAAGCAGCGCATAGCGGCATGTGCAAAAGCGGGGATTGATAAGGATAAGCTTATTCTTGACCCAGGCTTTGGCTTTGGTAAAACCTTACAGCACAATTATCAGTTACTTGAACAACTGGATAAGTTACACCAATTTGGTTTGCCTATTTTGGCGGGCATGTCGCGTAAATCCATGGTATTTAAACTATTGGATAAAACAGCGACGCAAGCAGTTGCAGGTAGCATTGCTTGTGCTGTTATTGCCGTACAAAAGGGTGCACAGATTATTCGTGTGCATGATGTAGAGCAAACCGTAGATGCGATAAAAGTTCTAAACTTTATCCAACAATTAAAATAA
- the ftsH gene encoding ATP-dependent zinc metalloprotease FtsH, producing the protein MAKNLILWLVIAVVLMSVFQSFGPGDSNGKSVDYTTFVQEVGQGQVREAKINDKEIVFYRNDNSRNVTYMPVYDTKLLDDLINKKVKVSGTAPEEQSLLGTIFISWFPMILLIGVWIFFMRQMQGGGGKGAMSFGKSKARMMSEEQIKTLFSDVAGCDEAKEDVKELVDYLRDPSRFQKLGGKIPTGVLLVGPPGTGKTLLAKAIAGEAKVPFFTISGSDFVEMFVGVGASRVRDMFEQAKKAAPCIIFIDEIDAVGRQRGAGVGGGHDEREQTLNQMLVEMDGFEGNEGIIVIAATNRPDVLDPALLRPGRFDRQVVVGLPDVRGREQILKVHMRKVPLASDVEPSLIARGTPGFSGADLANLVNEAALFAARGNKRNVAMAEFEQAKDKIMMGAERRSMVMTDDIKESTAYHEAGHAIIGRLVPEHDPVYKVSIIPRGRALGVTMYLPEQDRVSMNRRHLESMISSLYGGRLAEELIYGKERVSTGASNDIERATDIARKMVTQWGFSEKLGPLLYAEEEGEVFLGRSVTQTKHMSDDTAKLIDDEIRQIIDRNYARARQILEENMDIMHTMKDALMKYETIDAGQIDDLMERHDVIREPAGWGEQSQPVEQPKAEAAPEAKSDTEAESKADVEATKPEKTDKESE; encoded by the coding sequence ATGGCAAAAAATCTAATTCTGTGGCTGGTAATAGCTGTAGTGCTAATGTCCGTTTTCCAGAGCTTTGGGCCTGGGGACAGCAACGGAAAAAGTGTGGATTACACCACATTCGTACAGGAAGTTGGTCAAGGCCAAGTTCGTGAAGCAAAAATCAACGATAAAGAAATTGTTTTTTATCGCAATGATAATTCACGTAATGTGACGTACATGCCTGTGTACGACACTAAGCTACTTGATGATCTTATCAATAAAAAAGTTAAAGTGTCTGGCACAGCACCAGAAGAACAAAGCTTACTAGGAACTATCTTTATTTCTTGGTTCCCGATGATTCTTTTGATTGGTGTGTGGATCTTCTTTATGCGTCAGATGCAAGGCGGCGGTGGCAAAGGTGCCATGTCGTTTGGTAAATCTAAAGCACGTATGATGAGTGAAGAGCAGATCAAAACGCTATTCTCTGATGTGGCTGGCTGTGATGAAGCCAAAGAAGACGTTAAAGAGCTCGTGGATTACTTACGTGATCCAAGCCGATTCCAGAAACTGGGCGGTAAGATCCCAACGGGTGTCTTGCTAGTCGGTCCTCCTGGTACAGGTAAAACTCTACTTGCGAAGGCGATTGCTGGTGAGGCTAAAGTTCCGTTCTTTACTATCTCTGGTTCTGATTTCGTAGAAATGTTCGTCGGTGTTGGTGCATCTCGTGTGCGTGACATGTTCGAGCAAGCGAAGAAAGCAGCGCCTTGTATCATCTTCATCGATGAGATCGATGCCGTAGGTCGCCAGCGTGGCGCAGGTGTTGGTGGTGGTCACGATGAGCGTGAGCAAACGTTGAACCAAATGTTGGTAGAGATGGATGGTTTTGAGGGTAACGAGGGTATTATCGTTATCGCTGCAACTAACCGTCCAGACGTATTGGACCCTGCATTACTTCGTCCTGGTCGTTTTGACCGTCAGGTAGTGGTTGGTCTTCCGGATGTACGTGGTCGTGAGCAGATCCTGAAAGTACACATGCGCAAGGTTCCCCTTGCTAGCGATGTAGAGCCATCTTTGATTGCTCGTGGTACTCCAGGTTTCTCTGGTGCAGACCTTGCTAACCTTGTAAACGAAGCAGCACTATTCGCGGCTCGTGGTAACAAGCGCAACGTTGCTATGGCTGAGTTTGAGCAAGCAAAAGACAAGATCATGATGGGTGCAGAACGTCGCTCTATGGTAATGACTGATGACATTAAAGAGTCAACGGCTTACCACGAAGCAGGCCACGCAATCATTGGTCGCTTGGTTCCTGAGCACGATCCTGTGTACAAGGTATCGATTATTCCACGCGGCCGTGCGCTGGGTGTGACTATGTACCTACCAGAGCAAGATCGCGTCAGCATGAACCGTCGTCACCTTGAGTCGATGATCTCAAGCCTATACGGTGGTCGTCTAGCTGAAGAGCTTATCTACGGTAAAGAGCGTGTATCTACTGGTGCATCAAATGATATCGAACGTGCGACTGATATCGCTCGTAAGATGGTGACTCAGTGGGGCTTCTCTGAGAAGCTAGGTCCTCTTCTTTATGCAGAAGAAGAAGGCGAAGTATTCTTGGGTCGTAGCGTAACTCAGACTAAACACATGTCTGATGATACCGCTAAGCTGATTGATGATGAGATTCGTCAAATCATCGACCGCAACTATGCTCGTGCTCGTCAGATCCTTGAAGAGAACATGGATATCATGCATACCATGAAAGATGCACTGATGAAGTACGAAACCATTGATGCAGGTCAGATTGATGACCTAATGGAACGCCATGACGTGATTCGTGAGCCAGCTGGATGGGGTGAACAAAGTCAGCCTGTTGAGCAGCCAAAAGCGGAAGCTGCGCCAGAAGCTAAGTCAGATACAGAAGCTGAATCAAAAGCAGATGTAGAAGCGACTAAACCAGAAAAAACGGACAAAGAGTCCGAATAA
- the rlmE gene encoding 23S rRNA (uridine(2552)-2'-O)-methyltransferase RlmE, whose product MSKQKHSASSGRWLKEHFDDKYVSEAKKKGYRSRAIFKIEEIQDKDRLLKPGQTVVDLGAAPGGWSQYATKIVGDEGQVIACDILPMDSIAGVAFLQGDFRDEAVLDALLERIQPSMVDVVMSDMAPNMAGNLSVDQPRAMYLVELALDMCRQVLAPNGSFVVKVFQGEGFDQYVKECRDLFKVVKTRKPDSSRARSREVYIVATGYKG is encoded by the coding sequence ATGAGTAAACAAAAACATTCTGCAAGTTCTGGCCGCTGGTTGAAGGAACACTTCGATGATAAATACGTGAGCGAGGCGAAGAAAAAAGGCTATCGTTCACGCGCTATCTTTAAGATTGAAGAGATTCAAGACAAAGATAGGCTCCTAAAGCCGGGTCAAACAGTCGTGGATTTGGGCGCGGCACCCGGTGGTTGGTCTCAGTACGCAACAAAAATTGTTGGGGATGAGGGGCAGGTCATAGCGTGCGACATTTTACCTATGGATTCCATAGCAGGTGTGGCATTCTTACAAGGTGATTTTCGTGACGAAGCAGTGCTAGATGCTTTGTTAGAAAGGATCCAACCAAGCATGGTTGACGTAGTAATGTCAGACATGGCACCAAATATGGCAGGCAATTTGTCTGTAGATCAACCAAGAGCTATGTATTTGGTTGAGCTTGCCCTCGATATGTGTCGACAAGTTCTAGCTCCAAATGGTAGCTTTGTAGTTAAGGTATTCCAAGGCGAAGGGTTCGACCAATACGTTAAGGAATGCAGAGACTTGTTTAAGGTTGTAAAAACTCGTAAACCAGATTCGTCGCGAGCTCGTTCGCGAGAGGTTTACATTGTTGCAACTGGCTACAAAGGCTAA
- the yhbY gene encoding ribosome assembly RNA-binding protein YhbY, which translates to MNLSTKQKQHLKGLAHNLKPVVLMGANGLTEAVLAEIEIALDHHELIKVKVASEDRDTKNLIIDAIVRETGAEKVQTIGKTLVLYRQTQARKIEIPRK; encoded by the coding sequence ATGAATTTAAGCACCAAACAAAAACAGCACCTAAAAGGCCTAGCACACAACCTTAAGCCGGTTGTACTAATGGGCGCAAATGGATTGACAGAGGCTGTTCTAGCGGAAATCGAAATCGCTCTCGATCATCATGAACTTATTAAAGTAAAAGTTGCATCAGAAGATCGTGACACGAAAAACTTAATTATCGATGCTATCGTTCGCGAAACTGGCGCAGAGAAAGTACAAACAATTGGTAAAACTCTTGTTCTGTATCGCCAAACCCAAGCGCGCAAAATCGAGATCCCTCGTAAATAA
- the greA gene encoding transcription elongation factor GreA, which yields MQKVPMTVRGEQQLKVELERLLKLRPQISAAIAEARELGDLKENAEYHAAREEQGICEAQIRDIEYKLSVSQVIDVTKMDNSGKVIFGTTVTLIDVDTEEQFKYQIVGDDEADIKLGRISVSSPIARGLIGKMEGDEVTITTPGGVKDFEIDQVEYL from the coding sequence ATGCAAAAAGTACCTATGACTGTTCGTGGCGAACAGCAACTAAAAGTAGAACTTGAGCGTCTGTTGAAGCTGCGTCCACAAATTTCAGCTGCAATTGCAGAGGCTCGTGAACTCGGTGACCTTAAAGAGAACGCTGAATATCATGCAGCTCGTGAAGAGCAAGGTATCTGCGAAGCGCAAATTCGAGACATCGAATACAAGCTATCCGTGTCTCAGGTAATCGACGTAACCAAGATGGATAACTCTGGAAAGGTTATTTTTGGTACAACGGTAACCCTGATTGATGTGGATACTGAAGAACAGTTTAAGTATCAAATTGTTGGCGATGATGAAGCTGATATTAAATTAGGTCGTATCTCAGTAAGCTCTCCAATTGCTCGTGGTCTTATCGGCAAAATGGAAGGCGATGAAGTAACTATCACCACCCCTGGTGGTGTGAAAGACTTTGAAATCGACCAGGTAGAGTATCTATAA
- a CDS encoding porin, translated as MNKKIIALAVTAAAFGTQTHAVELYNDNGSTFSIGGHVSVSAKGNSGDVYNSDSKAFESGGTDIIANSPRINFNATQDLGNGFTADAKGEWSLNYLDGGANSFTTRLGYIGVTHETFGRAVAGTQWSPYYDVAGIADMPIAFANDFLYDNHGALGTGRAENMVSYRNDIQLGDNLSIFGGLGWQDNATSGFDSRGQVAVGANFADFMVGYSYNAGDRTNGVIGTKEATSHALSAKYGSYGNGLYVAAVYTMNEYMHGTSNYNTNAVLANDIALKDSDGIEFIAAYAFANSLNLSINYESVESSDKVADGTVYSQMAFQAEYNITPKFVTFAGYQVDLGSDLYEKENDMWNMGVRYYL; from the coding sequence ATGAACAAGAAAATTATTGCGCTAGCCGTTACTGCGGCTGCATTTGGAACACAGACACATGCTGTTGAACTATACAATGACAACGGTTCTACTTTCTCAATCGGTGGACACGTATCTGTAAGCGCTAAAGGCAACTCGGGTGATGTATATAACTCAGACAGCAAGGCATTCGAGAGCGGCGGCACCGATATCATTGCTAACTCTCCTCGTATCAACTTCAATGCCACTCAAGACCTAGGCAATGGCTTTACGGCTGATGCTAAGGGTGAGTGGTCTCTAAACTACCTTGATGGTGGTGCAAACTCATTCACTACCCGTCTTGGTTACATTGGCGTGACTCACGAAACATTTGGTCGCGCTGTAGCGGGCACCCAATGGTCTCCGTACTATGACGTTGCGGGTATCGCTGATATGCCAATCGCATTTGCGAACGACTTCCTGTACGACAACCACGGTGCCCTAGGTACGGGTCGTGCGGAAAATATGGTTTCTTACCGTAATGACATCCAATTAGGTGACAACCTATCTATCTTCGGTGGCCTAGGTTGGCAAGACAATGCGACGAGTGGTTTTGACTCTCGTGGTCAAGTGGCAGTGGGTGCAAACTTTGCTGACTTCATGGTAGGTTACTCATACAACGCAGGTGATCGTACTAACGGTGTAATCGGAACCAAAGAAGCAACCTCTCACGCACTTTCTGCGAAGTATGGTTCTTACGGTAACGGCCTTTACGTAGCTGCTGTTTATACTATGAATGAGTACATGCACGGCACGTCAAACTACAACACCAATGCGGTACTCGCTAATGACATCGCTCTTAAAGATTCTGACGGTATCGAATTTATTGCAGCATACGCATTTGCAAACAGCCTAAACCTATCTATCAACTATGAATCTGTTGAAAGTAGCGACAAGGTAGCAGACGGCACGGTATACAGCCAAATGGCTTTCCAAGCTGAGTACAACATTACTCCTAAGTTCGTTACCTTTGCAGGTTACCAGGTTGACCTAGGTTCTGATCTGTACGAAAAAGAGAATGACATGTGGAACATGGGTGTTCGTTACTACCTATAA
- a CDS encoding PhoX family protein, which translates to MKQFDHDDDQRPLQQEPEFNRFIEAAMSRRSFLKNTGAASSVAFFAASPISQAVAGSMASKTDIMGFDAIPASTADTVVVPAGYNADVLISWGDPVIDGAPEFSQSNDSTAQEKQFGDNNDGMTFFPISNDRAVLAVNNEYVNKEYLYAHQGENISADDVRKAQAAHGVSVVELINKNGKWIVNPKGAVNRRITAYTEMEMTGPARGHALLKTASDPSGTKILGTMNNCANGQTPWGTYLTCEENFNGYFGSSSNAELGDSYARYGLKKQDWGYDWFKHDERFDMAKHPNESNRMGWVVEIDPMNPNSVPKKRSALGRFKHENAALTLDESGHVVVYMGDDERGEHLYKFISKNKYVPNSSTNLDLLEQGTLYVAKFTGTEGEQTGRGEWLEMTWGKNGLTPENGFPDAASVMIFARLAATQLGATTMDRPEWVAVHPHDNSVFATLTNNKHRGVKESQGLNAANPRPKNPYGHIIRWRPDNGKHTASTFEWDIYVLAGNPEVHESGLMAGSDNINKDNMFNSPDGIDFDRFGRLWIQTDGNYKNQGEFAGMGNNQMLCSDPSTGEIRRFLTGPVASEITGLTFSQDNKTMFVGVQHPGEKLADSHFPQGGDSIPRSSVIAITRKDGGVIGA; encoded by the coding sequence ATGAAACAGTTCGACCATGATGATGATCAGCGTCCTTTACAGCAGGAACCTGAATTTAATCGATTTATCGAAGCGGCTATGTCACGCAGAAGTTTTCTTAAAAATACGGGGGCTGCAAGTAGCGTTGCTTTCTTTGCTGCTAGTCCAATTAGTCAGGCTGTTGCAGGCTCTATGGCCAGTAAAACCGATATCATGGGCTTCGATGCTATTCCAGCCTCGACAGCGGATACGGTTGTGGTGCCTGCGGGTTATAATGCTGATGTCCTTATCTCGTGGGGTGACCCTGTTATTGATGGTGCACCTGAGTTTAGTCAGTCAAACGACTCTACGGCTCAAGAGAAGCAGTTCGGCGATAACAACGATGGGATGACATTTTTCCCTATTTCAAATGATCGAGCTGTGCTGGCTGTAAATAATGAATATGTGAATAAAGAGTATTTATACGCCCATCAAGGTGAAAATATTTCTGCTGATGATGTACGTAAAGCGCAGGCGGCTCATGGTGTGTCAGTTGTTGAACTGATCAACAAAAATGGCAAGTGGATAGTTAATCCCAAAGGAGCAGTCAATCGCCGCATCACCGCTTACACAGAAATGGAAATGACAGGTCCTGCTCGAGGGCATGCTCTTCTTAAAACGGCTAGCGACCCATCTGGAACTAAAATCCTTGGCACCATGAATAACTGTGCCAATGGACAAACTCCGTGGGGGACATATTTAACCTGTGAAGAAAACTTCAATGGATACTTTGGCTCTTCATCTAATGCTGAGCTTGGTGATAGCTATGCTCGTTATGGCCTTAAAAAACAAGATTGGGGTTATGATTGGTTTAAACACGATGAACGCTTTGATATGGCGAAACACCCCAACGAATCAAATCGCATGGGGTGGGTTGTAGAAATCGACCCAATGAATCCCAACTCAGTACCGAAAAAACGGAGCGCACTCGGTCGATTTAAGCATGAAAATGCCGCCTTAACCCTTGATGAATCTGGCCATGTAGTCGTATATATGGGCGATGATGAGCGCGGAGAGCATCTCTATAAGTTCATTTCTAAAAACAAATACGTTCCGAATTCGAGTACAAACCTAGACTTACTTGAGCAAGGAACACTTTATGTAGCGAAATTCACCGGTACCGAAGGCGAACAAACTGGGAGAGGTGAATGGCTGGAAATGACTTGGGGTAAAAATGGTCTTACTCCAGAAAATGGTTTTCCAGATGCTGCCTCTGTAATGATCTTTGCGCGTCTTGCTGCTACTCAGCTCGGTGCAACAACCATGGACCGTCCGGAATGGGTTGCTGTGCACCCACATGATAATTCCGTTTTTGCCACATTAACTAATAATAAGCACCGTGGAGTTAAAGAATCTCAAGGGCTCAATGCTGCAAATCCGCGACCAAAAAATCCTTATGGACATATCATTCGCTGGAGACCCGATAATGGTAAACATACCGCAAGCACGTTTGAATGGGATATATATGTGTTAGCTGGGAACCCAGAGGTTCACGAGTCAGGTTTAATGGCTGGCAGTGATAACATCAATAAAGATAATATGTTTAATAGCCCTGATGGAATCGATTTTGACCGTTTTGGTCGCCTTTGGATTCAAACCGATGGCAACTATAAAAACCAAGGTGAATTTGCGGGAATGGGGAACAATCAAATGCTGTGCAGTGATCCTAGTACTGGTGAAATTCGTCGCTTTCTAACGGGACCAGTAGCGAGTGAAATTACAGGGTTAACATTCTCACAAGACAATAAAACCATGTTTGTGGGGGTTCAACACCCAGGTGAGAAACTGGCTGATTCTCATTTTCCTCAAGGTGGGGATAGTATCCCTCGTTCGTCTGTTATTGCCATTACACGTAAAGATGGAGGTGTAATTGGTGCTTAA